The Leucobacter viscericola sequence TGCACCTTTTGCGCTCGGGCTCTTTATCGCCCACCGCTGGCCGCGGTTTGCAGCGAGGGTGCAGCCCTGGGCAAAGCGCCTCAGCCTGCTGGCTCTGCTCGGTTTTGTGCTGGCGGCCCTGCTGGGAAATCTGCAGTTGTTCATGACCTATGTTGGGCTGGTGCTTGTGGCGGTGTTCTTACACGAGGCAATTTCGCTCGCGCTCGGCTGGGGTATTGCCCGCGGCTTCGGGCTGCCTCCCAAAGCTCGACGTGCGATGGCGTTTGAGCTGGGCATTCGCAATGCTGGCCTGGGCCTCGGCCTGGTGTTCACGTTCTTCGGAGGGCTCGGTGGCATGGCGGTTGTGGCCGGCTGGTGGGGCATCTGGGACATCATCGCGGGGCTGATCCTCGCAACGTTCTGGGCGCGCTACAGCGCTCGATATGAGGCGCGCAAGGTTGCGCGAACGGAGGTGGCGGCGTGAACGCTGAGGCGGCAAAGACGGGTCGCCGCGTGCTCATTACCGGTGGTAACGGGTTTCTGGGGCGCTCCGTCATCGAGCAACTGTGTGGTGCGGGCAGGTTCGCTGGCGTTGAACACGTGGTGAGCGCAGATATTCGCCTGCCCGCCGACGGAGACCGGATCCCGAACGTGAGTTATGAACTCTGCGATGTGACGGACGCGGCCGCGCTGCCGCCGCTACTGCGCATGCACCGGATCACAACCGTGATCCACCTCGCCTCGATCGTCAATCCCGGCAAACAGACGACCGAGGCGCAGGAGTACGCGGTCGATGTCACCGGCAGCCGCAACACGATTGACGCCTGCCTCACAGAGGGAGTGCAGCGCATCATCGTGTCCTCGAGCGGCGCTGCCTACGGGTACCACGCCGACAACCCCGAGTGGCTCACTGAGTCGGACCCGCTGCGCGGCAACGACGAGTTTTCGTACAGCAAACACAAACGCCTTGTCGAAGAGATGCTGGCTGAGTGCGGTGAGCAGCACCCGGAGCTCGAGCAGAGCATCTTCAGGATCGGCACGATCCTCGGAGAGGGCTTGCAGAACCAGATCACCGCACTGTTCGATGCGAAGCGGGTGCTCGCGATTGCGGGCAGTGACTCCCCCTACGTGTTCATCTGGCACAGTGACGTGGCAGCGGTACTTGCTAAGGCCGTGACAAGCCCGGTTACCGGCATCTTCAACGTGGCGGGAACCGGCGCTCTCACGATCCAGAACATTGCCGCACGCATGGGCAAGCGCAATCTGACGCTGCCGGCCTGGCTGCTTTCAGCGGGACTCACGGTTGGCCACGCGTTGCGCCTGACCCCGCACACGGCGGCCCGCGTAAACTTCGTGCGCTATCGCCCGGTGCTGAGCAATGCGGCGCTCATAGAGCGCTTCGGATACACCCCGAGCAAAACCTCCGCCGAGGCCTTTGAAGCTTTCCGAGCGAGCCGCTAGGCAAACTTCGAGAGCCCCTCACGGGCCGAACCGGGCCTACTTTCGTGCCCCACGGTAAGAACGAAACGGGATCGGTCGGGTGAAGCGCCGCCACACGCCTCGGACAATGTAGAAGAACAGCACAGCGGACCCAGCCCAGTACGGTGGTGCCACGAGCCACAGCGGAGCGGTGCTGGATTCCCAGGAACGAGTCCTCGGAACTTGGACGTACGCGCTCAGGTCGTAGCCGTCAAAAAGCGCCATGGCCGGTGCCAGTGCAATCAGTAGACCGCAGAGCGCCATCATGCCCACGAGATACCAGAACAGGGCGGGCGAGTAGCGGTCGTCGGTGTACGTCGGTATGGTGCCGTCTTCAGAAACGAAGGCGTGCGGGAGCACGCTGGCGAGCACTGCCATCAGAGCGAGGAACGAGAACGGGAAGAACATCTCGCGCCCGTCGTAGTCGGCCTCCCCCGTCAGCATCGGAGAAATCAGGTACCACGAGAACAGAGCGCCGAGCAGCACGAACCCGCCAAGAACCCACAACGCAGCCCAGTTCCTCGGGCCAATACCAAACCCGACTTTGGCCTTGCCCCCTGGATGCTGGCTTTCATACTGGCGTTTGCTTCTGGCCAAGCCGCGTCTGCGCCGTGTGACAGACCGGCGCTTATTCTGCTTCCCCATGACTATTGGCTCCCTCGATACAACCCAACGGCCCGCATCTCGTCGTAGGCGGCAAGCGCGGCTACGCGCGTTTCGCGCAGATCAACAATCGGGGCGGGGTATGACCCGCCAAACAGCGTCTCGGCCCCGGGCGCACGCTTGCCCGCAGCGTCCCCCTCAAACTCGGGGACCCAGCGCTGAATATAGTGAGCCTCGGGGTCGAACTTCTTCGCCTGCGTCTCCGGATTGAACACTCGAAAGTACGGCGCTGCATCCACTCCGCTGCCAGCAACCCACTGCCAGTTTCCCGGGTTGCTCGCCTCGTCTGCATCAACGAGTGTGTCCCAGAACCAAGCTTCACCGATGCGCCAGTCAACCAAAAGGTT is a genomic window containing:
- a CDS encoding NAD-dependent epimerase/dehydratase family protein, whose product is MNAEAAKTGRRVLITGGNGFLGRSVIEQLCGAGRFAGVEHVVSADIRLPADGDRIPNVSYELCDVTDAAALPPLLRMHRITTVIHLASIVNPGKQTTEAQEYAVDVTGSRNTIDACLTEGVQRIIVSSSGAAYGYHADNPEWLTESDPLRGNDEFSYSKHKRLVEEMLAECGEQHPELEQSIFRIGTILGEGLQNQITALFDAKRVLAIAGSDSPYVFIWHSDVAAVLAKAVTSPVTGIFNVAGTGALTIQNIAARMGKRNLTLPAWLLSAGLTVGHALRLTPHTAARVNFVRYRPVLSNAALIERFGYTPSKTSAEAFEAFRASR